In Dromaius novaehollandiae isolate bDroNov1 chromosome 2, bDroNov1.hap1, whole genome shotgun sequence, one DNA window encodes the following:
- the LOC135327663 gene encoding tumor necrosis factor receptor superfamily member 16-like — protein sequence MRRGRAALCLLVVLQLCPAQVPARSPACPSGTYTAAGDCCAPCPPGFGVAVPCGPGDTQCEPCRDNETFSAVSSAAERCRPCTACAAVARACTARGDAVCAGRCAPGHYALPGAPCAPCSPCGPGQGAARPCGPAGDAECRPCPAGFFSEERSAEAPCRPCRPGCGPGEVTLRPCGPRSDTLCMDKELQILKRAQGHPRKEAAAAPDAAPNASAAASEFAPPAPEDAGNNIIPVYCSILAAVVVGLLAYVAFKCWHTCKQKQQLAKARAGELGTAPEGEKLHSDSGVFLDTHSLQEPHQLSKAPRPEGQPYSALAPARREELERLLESGGPGGDWRALAARLGYEAEAVGTFARGRAPARTLLAAWAAADGATVEALGQALAAIGRRDAAERLAAPADASSLV from the exons atgcggcggggccgcgccgcgctctgCCTCCTCGTCgtgctgcagctctgccccgCGCAG GTgccggcgcggagccccgcgtGCCCCAGCGGCACCTACACGGCGGCCGGCGACTGCTGCGCGCCCTGTCCGCCCGGCTTCGGCGTCGCCGTGCCCTGCGGCCCCGGGGACACCCAGTGCGAGCCCTGCCGCGACA ACGAGACCTTCTCGGCGGTGAGCAGCGCGGCGGAGCGCTGCCGGCCCTGCACGGCGTGCGCGGCGGTGGCCCGGGCCTGCACGGCCCGCGGGGACGCGGTGTGCGCCGGGCGCTGCGCCCCGGGCCACTACGCGCTGCCGGGAGCCCCCTGCGCCCCGTGCAGCCCCTGCGGCCCCGGGCAGGGAGCGGCGCGGCCCTGCGGCCCGGCGGGCGACGCCGAGTGCCGGCCGTGCCCGGCGGGTTTCTTCTCGGAGGAGCGGAGCGCCGAGGCGCCGTGCCGGCCCTgccggccgggctgcggcccCGGCGAGGTGACGCTGCGGCCCTGCGGCCCCCGCTCCGACACCCTCTGCATGG ATAAGGAGCTGCAGATCCTCAAGCGCGCCCAGGGCCACCCGCGcaaggaggcggcggcggcgcccgacGCGGCGCCCaacgcctccgccgccgcctccgagTTCGCGCCGCCGGCGCCCGAGGACGCCGGCAACAACATCATCCCCGTCTACTGCTCCATCCTGGCCGCCGTGGTGGTGGGGCTCCTGGCCTACGTGGCCTTCAAGTG CTGGCACACctgcaagcagaagcagcagctggccAAAGCGCGGGCCGGGGAGCTGGGGACGGCGCCCGAGGGCGAGAAGCTGCACAGCGACAGCGGCGTCTTCCTCGACACCCACAGCCTGCAGGAGCCCCACCAGCTCAGCAAGG cgccccggcccgaGGGGCAGCCCTACAGCGCGCTGGCGCCGGCGCGGCGCGAGGAGCTCGAGCGGCTGCTGGagagcggcggccccggcggcgacTGGCGCGCGCTGGCCGCCCGCCTGGGCTACGAGGCCGAGGCCGTGGGCACCttcgcccggggccgggcgcccgcccgcACCCTCCTCGCCGCCTGGGCGGCCGCCGACGGTGCCACCGTGGAGGCGCTGGGCCAGGCCCTGGCCGCCATCGGCCGCCGCGACGCCGCCGAGCGCCTGGCCGCCCCCGCCGATGCCAGCTCCCTCGTCtga